A genomic window from Dehalobacter sp. 12DCB1 includes:
- the ligD gene encoding non-homologous end-joining DNA ligase, which yields MNLEVDGKTLTITNPEKLLWPSLGIRKIDYLKILLELAPYLLPHVKDRLLTTIRYPNGFQGKSFFQKNIPDYAPEWIPTIEWRDNQYIILESEAILIWLGNQACLEFHIPFNPYDRDQYPSALVFDLDPSEGQTFENVTEVALLIFEELKALQITSYIKTSGASGLQIHIPTGGKYDYDTARKINEFFAVYFSQKYPRQITLERSVAKRGHKLYFDYLQMWQGKTIISPYSPRATASASIAAPLEWEELRHGVKPEDFNLLNISGRLKDKGDLFAPLKNGQNSKSCQDLDFILEKI from the coding sequence TATTATGGCCAAGCCTCGGAATCCGCAAGATTGATTATTTGAAAATCCTGCTGGAACTAGCCCCGTATCTTTTGCCCCACGTCAAAGACCGTTTGTTGACGACGATCCGTTATCCTAATGGTTTTCAGGGGAAGTCCTTTTTCCAAAAAAATATTCCTGATTATGCCCCAGAGTGGATTCCGACGATCGAATGGCGGGATAATCAGTATATCATTTTAGAATCAGAAGCAATCCTCATTTGGCTCGGAAACCAGGCGTGTCTGGAATTCCACATTCCATTTAACCCCTATGACAGGGATCAGTATCCTTCTGCACTGGTTTTCGATCTGGACCCTTCCGAAGGTCAGACCTTTGAGAATGTCACGGAAGTGGCTCTGCTGATTTTTGAAGAGCTTAAAGCGCTTCAGATTACAAGCTATATCAAAACTTCCGGGGCAAGCGGACTTCAGATTCATATTCCGACAGGCGGAAAGTATGATTACGATACCGCCAGAAAAATCAATGAATTTTTTGCGGTTTATTTCAGCCAGAAATACCCCCGGCAAATTACCCTGGAGCGCAGTGTCGCCAAAAGAGGCCATAAGCTCTATTTTGACTATCTGCAGATGTGGCAGGGGAAAACCATCATCAGTCCATATTCACCAAGAGCAACAGCCTCCGCATCAATTGCTGCTCCATTGGAATGGGAAGAGCTGAGGCACGGGGTCAAACCCGAAGATTTTAATCTGCTGAATATCAGCGGCAGGCTGAAGGATAAAGGAGATCTCTTTGCTCCGCTGAAAAATGGACAGAACAGCAAGAGCTGCCAAGATCTCGACTTTATCCTTGAAAAAATCTAA